In Notolabrus celidotus isolate fNotCel1 chromosome 8, fNotCel1.pri, whole genome shotgun sequence, a genomic segment contains:
- the ndufa1 gene encoding NADH dehydrogenase [ubiquinone] 1 alpha subcomplex subunit 1 encodes MWYEILPGFAIMTACLIIPGVATAQIHKFTNGGKEKRIARFPWQWYLMERDKRVSGTGQYFDSKGLENIH; translated from the exons ATGTGGTACGAAATTCTGCCCGGCTTCGCCATAATGACAGCGTGTTTAATCATTCCTGGTGTCGCCACCGCGCAGATACACAAGTTTACCAACGGAGGAAAG GAGAAGAGAATCGCTCGGTTTCCGTGGCAGTGGTatctgatggagagagacaagCGGGTGTCAGGAACAGGACAGTACTTTGACTCCAAG